A single Lolium perenne isolate Kyuss_39 chromosome 6, Kyuss_2.0, whole genome shotgun sequence DNA region contains:
- the LOC127308672 gene encoding uncharacterized protein isoform X2 — translation MEVDGESYKSWAWWLHALQAMRCTYSVPMDAKEARIRADVAEARGKEMAAAAALRLKVLREGKLMKWIFKTQDPEVLRAAAEEARRMDWLDEERVATDRWAKTKDPEGAEYQKQLREERIEMHERRMTEKISVDTEDWSEPRNYRRKWYSDHAGHGKYDDTTGIQAMRFTDIEPSNRDRIVYPTGTLQIFSFKVTRIGEELRWPLDVYGLIAIRDHLDRKRNIIFARSRENCQTITSEEPYLTLEGPTRAAVLSEVSDSVRFEVVLKVKSATNASEDKDLSSLATKHRTIGIIGTNPSRVINLAATSKLSKVEWAVGYLTKSVEATINIQVIDGKWPDGCRGIFSASTISLDDMKVLLLSLEDDKLPVNNDDGEQVSTAKHETTFTPREDGRSCDILKVRTCEMKVVVAWSLVCSY, via the exons ATGGAGGTCGACGGCGAGTCGTACAAGTCATGGGCATGGTGGCTGCACGCGCTGCAGGCGATGAGGTGCACATACTCCGTCCCCATGGACGCGAAGGAAGCCAGGATAAGGGCAGACGTTGCGGAGGCGAGGGGGAAggagatggcggcggcggcggcgctcagATTGAAGGTGCTGAGGGAGGGCAAGCTGATGAAGTGGATCTTTAAGACGCAAGACCCGGAGGTGCTCagagcggcggcggaggaggcgcgcAGGATGGATTGGCTGGATGAGGAGCGGGTGGCGACGGACAGGTGGGCGAAGACAAAGGACCCAGAAGGGGCAGAGTACCAGAAACAGCTGCGCGAGGAGCGGATCGAGATGCACGAGAGGAGGATGACGGAGAAGATATCTGTCGACACAGAGGACTGGTCGGAGCCTCGTAACTATCGCAGAAAATGGTACTCCGACCACGCAGGGCACGGCAAGTACGACGACACCA CTGGTATCCAGGCCATGCGTTTCACAGACATCGAGCCAAGCAACCGAGATAGGATCGTCTACCCCACAGGAACCTTGCAGATCTTCTCCTTCAAAGTCACGAGAATAGGAGAGGAGTTGCGGTGGCCGCTCGACGTCTATGGGTTGATCGCGATAAGAGACCACCTAGACCGCAAGCGCAACATTATCTTTGCTCGCTCAAGGGAAAACTGTCAAACTATCACCTCCGAG GAACCGTATTTAACACTAGAAGGTCCAACTCGTGCAGCTGTGTTGTCTGAGGTTTCGGATTCTGTGCGCTTTGAGGTTGTGTTGAAAGTGAAGAGTGCCACTAATGCATCTGAAGATAAAGATTTGAGCTCCTTAGCAACAAAGCATAGAACAATCGGAATAATCGGAACCAATCCATCCCGTGTGATTAACCTTGCCGCCACTAGCAAGCTTTCCAAAGTAGAGTGGGCAGTTGGCTACCTTACTAAATCTGTGGAGGCTACGATCAATATACAAGTTATTGATGGAAAATGGCCAGATGGTTGTCGAGGTATATTTAGTGCAAGTACCATTAGTCTAGATGACATGAAAGTCTTACTGCTCTCCCTTGAAGATGACAAGTTGCCGGTTAACAATGATG ATGGGGAACAAGTCAGTACTGCAAAACATGAAACTACTTTCACACCTAGGGAAGATGGTAGAAGTTGTGATATTCTTAAGGTTCGCACATGCGAGATGAAAGTGGTTGTCGCATGGTCACTAGTTTGCTCGTATTGA
- the LOC127308672 gene encoding uncharacterized protein isoform X1, which produces MEVDGESYKSWAWWLHALQAMRCTYSVPMDAKEARIRADVAEARGKEMAAAAALRLKVLREGKLMKWIFKTQDPEVLRAAAEEARRMDWLDEERVATDRWAKTKDPEGAEYQKQLREERIEMHERRMTEKISVDTEDWSEPRNYRRKWYSDHAGHGKYDDTTGIQAMRFTDIEPSNRDRIVYPTGTLQIFSFKVTRIGEELRWPLDVYGLIAIRDHLDRKRNIIFARSRENCQTITSEEPYLTLEGPTRAAVLSEVSDSVRFEVVLKVKSATNASEDKDLSSLATKHRTIGIIGTNPSRVINLAATSKLSKVEWAVGYLTKSVEATINIQVIDGKWPDGCRGIFSASTISLDDMKVLLLSLEDDKLPVNNDGIINLSRNVVCAEIDGELKISVATNYADGEQVSTAKHETTFTPREDGRSCDILKVRTCEMKVVVAWSLVCSY; this is translated from the exons ATGGAGGTCGACGGCGAGTCGTACAAGTCATGGGCATGGTGGCTGCACGCGCTGCAGGCGATGAGGTGCACATACTCCGTCCCCATGGACGCGAAGGAAGCCAGGATAAGGGCAGACGTTGCGGAGGCGAGGGGGAAggagatggcggcggcggcggcgctcagATTGAAGGTGCTGAGGGAGGGCAAGCTGATGAAGTGGATCTTTAAGACGCAAGACCCGGAGGTGCTCagagcggcggcggaggaggcgcgcAGGATGGATTGGCTGGATGAGGAGCGGGTGGCGACGGACAGGTGGGCGAAGACAAAGGACCCAGAAGGGGCAGAGTACCAGAAACAGCTGCGCGAGGAGCGGATCGAGATGCACGAGAGGAGGATGACGGAGAAGATATCTGTCGACACAGAGGACTGGTCGGAGCCTCGTAACTATCGCAGAAAATGGTACTCCGACCACGCAGGGCACGGCAAGTACGACGACACCA CTGGTATCCAGGCCATGCGTTTCACAGACATCGAGCCAAGCAACCGAGATAGGATCGTCTACCCCACAGGAACCTTGCAGATCTTCTCCTTCAAAGTCACGAGAATAGGAGAGGAGTTGCGGTGGCCGCTCGACGTCTATGGGTTGATCGCGATAAGAGACCACCTAGACCGCAAGCGCAACATTATCTTTGCTCGCTCAAGGGAAAACTGTCAAACTATCACCTCCGAG GAACCGTATTTAACACTAGAAGGTCCAACTCGTGCAGCTGTGTTGTCTGAGGTTTCGGATTCTGTGCGCTTTGAGGTTGTGTTGAAAGTGAAGAGTGCCACTAATGCATCTGAAGATAAAGATTTGAGCTCCTTAGCAACAAAGCATAGAACAATCGGAATAATCGGAACCAATCCATCCCGTGTGATTAACCTTGCCGCCACTAGCAAGCTTTCCAAAGTAGAGTGGGCAGTTGGCTACCTTACTAAATCTGTGGAGGCTACGATCAATATACAAGTTATTGATGGAAAATGGCCAGATGGTTGTCGAGGTATATTTAGTGCAAGTACCATTAGTCTAGATGACATGAAAGTCTTACTGCTCTCCCTTGAAGATGACAAGTTGCCGGTTAACAATGATGGTATAATCAATCTTTCACGCAATGTTGTTTGTGCTGAAATTGACGGAGAGCTGAAAATTTCTGTTGCAACTAACTATGCAGATGGGGAACAAGTCAGTACTGCAAAACATGAAACTACTTTCACACCTAGGGAAGATGGTAGAAGTTGTGATATTCTTAAGGTTCGCACATGCGAGATGAAAGTGGTTGTCGCATGGTCACTAGTTTGCTCGTATTGA
- the LOC127308671 gene encoding putative HVA22-like protein g, translated as MVGSFITRALILVLGYAYPAYDCYKTVELNRPEIEQLRFWCQYWILLAMLTVFERIGDNFISWLPMYSEAKLAFIVYLWYPKTQGTSYVYESFFKPYIAKHESEIDRNLLELRTRASDMAVIYFHKVADYSQTRFHEILQYIASQSQSQRSRSQAQQQQQRPPPPRTRMANPAPPPVPTPSAPPMPPQPAQVPPTPPRMQAQDKGPVPVVPPGAVLPPVQPQPASGPGAVASNGSLNTEEMQVDQSGPSTSNMPPRPTMPEDEETLIQEAIRLTRGRLRRRMAGSGGPPSN; from the exons ATGGTTGGCTCATTCATTACCAGAGCTTTAAT ACTTGTTCTTGGATATGCATATCCGGCCTATGATTGTTACAAGACAGTTGAGCTGAATAGACCTGAGATTGAGCAGTTGCGGTTCTGGTGTCAGTACTG GATTTTACTTGCAATGCTTACTGTCTTCGAGAGAATTGGGGATAATTTCATATCATG GTTACCAATGTATAGTGAAGCAAAGCTGGCCTTTATCGTGTATTTGTGGTATCCCAAGACACAG GGGACTTCTTATGTCTATGAGTCATTCTTCAAGCCGTATATTGCAAAACATGAATCAGAGATTGATCGCAATCTTCTTGAGTTGAGGACTAGAGCTAGTGACATGGCAGTTATTTACTTCCATAAGGTTGCAGACTACAGCCAGACAAGGTTCCATGAAATCCTGCAATATATTGCTTCACAGTCACAGAGTCAAAGATCTCGTTCTCAG gcacagcaacagcagcagcgccCACCACCTCCACGAACTCGGATGGCGAATCCTGCACCACCCCCTGTTCCTACACCTTCGGCACCACCTATGCCACCGCAGCCTGCCCAAGTTCCTCctactccaccaaggatgcaagCGCAAGACAAGGGCCCAGTTCCAGTTGTCCCTCCTGGTGCAGTGCTGCCTCCTGTGCAGCCACAGCCAGCTTCTGGTCCTGGTGCTGTCGCCAGCAACGGCTCTCTGAACACTGAAGAAATGCAGGTCGATCAATCTGGGCCATCGACAAGCAACATGCCACCCCGCCCTACAATGCCTGAAGACGAGGAGACACTCATCCAGGAGGCGATCCGGCTGACTCGAGGTCGGCTCAGGAGGCGCATGGCTGGATCTGGTGGACCTCCATCGAACTAG
- the LOC127308669 gene encoding S-(+)-linalool synthase, chloroplastic — protein MAPHVFSSTVEPPLLRLAGDAGGRHRRTFRPCLVTSPGRESQALSDDFDFQEGVNSVKAMLHQNQKDKREVVANIDHLKRLCIDHYFQDEIDEAMTTCLDLVHSDDLLDATLSLRLVREAGYDVSADEVLRKFADVNGDYSLDHSKDTKGLLSLQDISNLNMGEESLYKAKEFSRKHLASAIQHLEPNLGRYVQQSLDHPYHVSLMQYKARHHLSYMQSLSSTNIGMQELAVAEFQLNKLLNQREMQEIKRWWMGLGLAQEIPATRDQLLKWYMFPLTVVDGQAFSRYRIETTKIISLISIVDDIFDVVATQEEVSRFTEAIQMWDLAAADSLPSYMRSCYSALYTITNEIADLVEREHGLYPMDQLKKAWATLFDAFLVESKWLSANQVPSLDDYLSNGVITTGAPLALLHLFFMAGHDPSTAGSANLNSGHIPPIMSCPSKILRLWDDMGSAKHASKEGLDGSYKNLYLKENPGGDAEGHMLGLIKREWEELNRECFSRRSYPSILNQFSLNFARMVTQFGYDDEQKRPIVEDYVKTLLF, from the exons ATGGCGCCGCATGTCTTCTCCTCGACCGTTGAGCCACCGCTCCTGAGGCTAGCTGGAGATGCCGGCGGCCGCCACCGTCGGACCTTCCGCCCTTGCCTGGTGACAAGCCCTGGACGGGAGTCccaagctctctccgatgatttcGACTTCCAG GAGGGCGTCAACAGTGTTAAGGCAATGCTGCATCAGAACCAGAAGGACAAGCGAGAGGTGGTGGCCAACATTGATCACCTCAAGCGCCTCTGCATCGACCACTATTTCCAAGACGAGATCGACGAGGCCATGACCACATGCTTGGATCTTGTCCATAGTGATGATTTACTAGATGCGACCCTTTCCTTAAGGCTGGTGCGAGAAGCTGGATATGATGTTTCAGCAG ATGAGGTTCTTCGAAAGTTCGCCGACGTCAATGGTGACTACAGCCTTGATCATAGCAAAGATACCAAAGGGTTGCTCAGCTTACAGGATATATCAAACCTGAACATGGGAGAAGAATCACTCTACAAGGCAAAGGAGTTCTCAAGAAAGCACCTCGCATCTGCAATACAACACTTGGAACCAAACCTTGGAAGATATGTGCAGCAGTCGCTGGACCATCCCTACCATGTGAGCCTGATGCAGTACAAAGCCAGGCATCACCTGAGCTACATGCAGAGCTTGTCCAGTACGAACATTGGAATGCAGGAGCTGGCAGTTGCAGAGTTCCAGCTTAACAAGTTGTTGAATCAGAGGGAAATGCAAGAGATTAAGAG ATGGTGGATGGGCTTGGGATTGGCTCAGGAAATACCTGCTACCCGGGACCAACTTCTGAAATGGTACATGTTTCCCCTGACTGTAGTCGACGGACAAGCCTTCTCCAGATACCGGATAGAGACCACAAAAATCATCTCGCTTATCAGTATTGTGGATGACATCTTTGATGTTGTTGCAACACAAGAGGAAGTCTCTCGCTTCACCGAGGCAATACAAAT GTGGGATCTTGCAGCTGCTGATTCACTGCCCAGCTACATGAGATCATGCTACAGTGCACTTTACACAATCACAAATGAGATCGCAGATTTAGTTGAAAGAGAACATGGATTGTACCCTATGGACCAACTCAAGAAAGCG TGGGCCACACTTTTCGATGCATTTCTGGTTGAGTCAAAATGGTTATCTGCTAATCAGGTTCCTTCCCTTGATGACTACCTATCGAATGGCGTCATCACTACTGGAGCGCCACTTGCACTTTTGCATCTCTTTTTCATGGCAGGCCATGATCCATCAACGGCAGGCTCTGCAAACCTCAATTCAGGTCACATACCTCCGATCATGTCCTGCCCGTCAAAGATCTTGAGACTTTGGGATGACATGGGAAGCGCTAAG CACGCATCGAAAGAAGGGCTGGACGGATCGTACAAGAATTTGTACCTGAAAGAGAACCCCGGTGGCGACGCGGAGGGGCACATGCTTGGGCTAATCAAGAGAGAGTGGGAGGAGCTCAACAGGGAGTGCTTCTCCAGGCGGTCCTACCCGTCCATCTTGAACCAGTTCTCGCTCAACTTCGCGAGGATGGTGACCCAGTTTGGGTACGACGACGAGCAGAAGCGCCCTATCGTTGAGGATTACGTAAAGACGCTCTTGTTCTGA
- the LOC127308670 gene encoding uncharacterized protein: protein MEVHGESYKSWAWWLDALQAMRRTYSIPMDAKEARICAEVAEAMRKEMAAALTLEGIRKGRLMRWIGETQDPKALRAAVEKARRMDRLEEEQVAVDRWAKTKDPEAATYRRQLENERSEMCWRMTTEETSGDTEDWSEPCNYRSKWRYIYEGRRGTYEDTTDVPAMRFTDDDRAKQNWDVELTGTLQIFSFKVAAIAEELRWPLDVYGLIAIRDHLDRRRNIIYARARDNCQTITREDPYLKLVGPTRAAVLSQVSDSVRFEVVLKVKSGSNESDDKDLSFLASKYRTFNTSYSRVICRVVSSKLSKLQWRYGLLAKSVEATIGIQVIHGPWPNGCRGIFSASTTSLDGMKVTLLSLEDDKLPINIDGMINVSRHVVCVEIDGQLKISITAEYEDGDQITIKDEIIFTPKEYGRSSAVLKVHSCQMKVIVAWSLVCCC from the exons ATGGAGGTCCATGGCGAGTCGTACAAGTCCTGGGCATGGTGGCTGGACGCACTGCAGGCGATGAGGAGGACATACTCCATCCCCATGGACGCCAAGGAAGCGAGGATATGTGCGGAGGTAGCGGAGGCTATGAGGAAggagatggcggcggcgctcaCATTGGAGGGAATTAGGAAGGGTCGGCTGATGAGGTGGATCGGTGAGACGCAAGACCCGAAGGCGCTCAGAGCGGCGGTGGAGAAGGCGCGCAGGATGgatcggctggaggaggagcaggtgGCGGTGGACAGGTGGGCCAAGACCAAGGACCCCGAAGCAGCGACGTACCGGCGGCAGCTGGAGAACGAGCGGAGCGAGATGTGCTGGAGAATGACGACGGAGGAGACATCCGGCGACACCGAGGACTGGTCGGAGCCTTGTAATTATCGCAGTAAATGGAGGTACATATACGAAGGCCGCCGCGGCACCTACGAGGACACCA CGGATGTACCGGCCATGCGTTTCACGGACGACGACCGAGCAAAGCAAAATTGGGACGTTGAGCTGACGGGAACTTTGCAGATATTTTCCTTCAAAGTCGCCGCAATAGCAGAGGAGTTGCGGTGGCCGCTTGATGTGTATGGCTTGATCGCCATAAGAGACCACCTCGACCGTCGACGAAATATTATCTATGCCCGCGCAAGGGATAATTGCCAGACTATCACACGTGAG GATCCATATTTAAAACTAGTGGGTCCAACTCGTGCTGCTGTGCTATCACAAGTATCTGATTCTGTGCGCTTTGAGGTTGTGTTGAAAGTGAAGAGCGGCAGTAATGAATCTGATGATAAAGATTTAAGCTTTTTAGCTTCAAAGTACAGAACATTCAACACAAGTTATTCGCGTGTGATTTGCCGTGTTGTTTCCAGCAAGCTTTCCAAACTACAGTGGAGATACGGCCTTCTTGCCAAATCTGTGGAGGCTACAATCGGTATACAAGTTATTCATGGGCCATGGCCAAATGGTTGTAGAGGTATATTTAGTGCAAGTACCACTAGTCTAGATGGCATGAAAGTCACACTGCTCTCTCTTGAAGATGACAAGTTGCCGATAAATATTGATGGTATGATCAATGTTTCACGCCATGTTGTTTGCGTTGAAATTGATGGACAACTGAAGATTTCTATTACAGCAGAATATGAAGACGGCGACCAAATTACTATAAAAGATGAAATAATTTTTACACCTAAGGAATATGGTAGAAGCTCTGCTGTTCTTAAGGTTCACTCATGTCAGATGAAAGTCATTGTTGCATGGTCACTTGTTTGCTGTTGTTGA